The proteins below are encoded in one region of Saccopteryx leptura isolate mSacLep1 chromosome 1, mSacLep1_pri_phased_curated, whole genome shotgun sequence:
- the P3H3 gene encoding prolyl 3-hydroxylase 3, whose protein sequence is MLQLLRLLPLLLLLPPPGSPEPPGLATLSPGAPPQAPDLLYADGLRAYSAGAWASAVALLREALRSQAELGRARRDCGAHCAAELGAALPASPGPAAPPGQEPRAWERLLLRATLRRAECLSQCALRRLGPGGAARLRVGSALRDAFRRREPYNYLQRAYYQLKKLDLAAAAAHTFFVANPTHLQMREDMAKYRRMSGVRPQSFRDLETPPHWAAYDSGLELLGRQEAGLALPRLEEALQESLAQLESCRAGCEGPEEHQREEEEETGSQGGLYEAIAGQWIRVLQCRQRCVGDIATRPGRSFPVPDFLPSQLRRLHEAYAQVGNMSQAVENVLSVLLFYPEDEVAKEALNQYQAQLGEPRPSLGPREDVQHFVLRSLGEKRQLYYAMEHLGTSFKDPDPWTPAAFIPETLREKLREDQEQRPWDHEPPQPKPLTDWKDVLLLEGVTLTQDAKQLNGSERAVLDGLLTPAECGVLLQLAKDAAEAGARSGYRGRRSPHTPHERFEGLTVLKAAQLARAGAVSTQGAKLLLEASERVRILTQAYFSPERPLHLSFTHLVCRTAIEGEQEQRMDLSHPVHADNCVLDPDTGECWQEPPAYTYRDYSGLLYLNDDFQGGDLFFTEPNALTVRAQVRPRCGRLVAFSSGGENPHGVWAVTRGRRCALALWHTWAPEHREQEWTEAKELLQEPEQEEKDNEEEEEMPSRDPSPEPPSRRLQRVQDKAGKPPRVREEL, encoded by the exons ATGCTCCAGCTCCTCCGCTTGCTGCCgctcctgctcctgctgcctCCCCCGGGATCCCCCGAGCCCCCCGGCCTGGCCACGCTGTCCCCCGGGGCGCCCCCCCAGGCCCCTGATTTGCTCTACGCCGACGGGCTGCGCGCCTACTCGGCGGGGGCCTGGGCATCGGCGGTGGCACTGCTGCGGGAGGCGCTGCGGAGCCAGGCGGAGCTGGGCCGCGCGCGGCGGGACTGCGGGGCTCACTGCGCTGCCGAGCTCGGGGCTgcgctccctgcctccccggggCCTGCCGCCCCGCCGGGCCAAGAGCCCAGGGCCTGGGAGAGGCTGCTGCTCCGTGCCACGCTGCGCCGCGCGGAATGCCTGAGCCAGTGCGCGTTGCGAAGGCTGGGTCCCGGGGGCGCGGCGCGGCTCCGCGTGGGGAGCGCGCTGCGGGATGCCTTCCGCCGCCGAGAGCCTTACAACTACCTGCAGAGGGCCTACTACCAG cTGAAGAAGTTGGActtggcagcagcagcagctcacaCCTTTTTTGTAGCAAACCCCACACACCTGCAGATGCGGGAGGACATGGCTAAGTACCGACGTATGTCTGGGGTTCGGCCGCAGAGCTTCCGGGACCTGGAGACACCCCCACACTGG GCAGCCTATGACTCAGGCCTGGAGCTACTGGGGCGCCAGGAGGCAGGACTGGCACTGCCCAGGCTCGAGGAGGCCCTGCAGGAgagcctggctcagctggagagctGCCGGGCTGGCTGTGAGGGGCCTGAGGAACAtcaaagggaggaagaggaagaaactgGGAGCCAAGGGGGCCTCTATGAGGCTATTGCAG GGCAGTGGATCCGGGTCCTGCAGTGCCGGCAGCGCTGTGTGGGGGACATAGCCACACGGCCTGGGCGCAGCTTTCCTGTCCCTGACTTCCTTCCCAGCCAGCTGAGACGGCTGCATGAGGCCTATGCTCAGG TGGGGAATATGTCCCAGGCTGTGGAAAATGTCCTGAGTGTCCTGCTCTTCTATCCGGAGGATGAGGTTGCCAAGGAAGCTCTGAACCAGTACCAGGCCCAGCTGGGAGAGCCGAGACCCAGCCTCGGGCCAAGAGAG GACGTCCAGCACTTTGTCCTTCGATCCCTGGGGGAGAAGAGACAACTGTACTATGCCATGGAGCACCTGGGGACCAGCTTCAAGGATCCT GATCCCTGGACTCCAGCAGCTTTCATCCCTGAGACACTTAGAGAAAAGCTCAG AGAGGATCAAGAGCAGCGGCCTTGGGACCATGAACCTCCACAGCCAAAGCCCTTGACAGACTGGAAGG ATGTCCTCCTCCTGGAGGGAGTAACCCTGACCCAGGATGCAAAACAGCTGAATGGGTCGGAGCGGGCGGTGCTGGATGGCCTGCTCACCCCAGCAGAGTGTGGGGTGCTGTTGCAGCTGGCCAAG GATGCAGCTGAGGCTGGAGCCAGGTCTGGCTACCGAGGCCGCCGCTCCCCTCACACCCCCCACGAACGCTTCGAGGGGCTCACAGTGCTCAAGGCTGCGCAG CTCGCCCGGGCTGGGGCTGTGAGCACTCAGGGTGCTAAGCTGCTTCTGGAGGCGAGCGAGCGTGTGCGGATCCTAACTCAGGCCTACTTCTCCCCGGAACGGCCCCTGCATCTGTCCTTCACCCACCTGGTGTGCCGTACTGCCATCGAAG GGGAGCAAGAGCAGCGCATGGACCTGAGTCACCCGGTGCACGCCGACAACTGCGTCCTGGACCCTGACACCGGAGAGTGCTGGCAGGAACCCCCAGCCTACACTTATCGGGACTACAG TGGACTCCTCTACCTCAATGATGACTTCCAGGGCGGGGACCTGTTCTTCACAGAGCCCAATGCCCTTACTGTCAGG GCTCAGGTTCGTCCTCGCTGCGGACGCCTCGTGGCCTTCAGCTCCGGTGGGGAAAATCCCCATGGCGTGTGGGCCGTGACTCGGGGTCGGCGCTGCGCCCTGGCACTGTGGCACACGTGGGCCCCTGAGCACAGGGAGCAG gaGTGGACAGAAGCCAAAGAGCTGCTGCAGGAGCCAGAGCAGGAGGAGAAGGATaacgaggaggaggaagaaatgcCCAGCAGAGACCCCTCCCCAGAACCTCCCAGCCGCAGGCTTCAGCGGGTCCAGGACAAGGCTGGGAAGCCGCCTCGAGTCCGAGAGGAACTGTGA
- the GNB3 gene encoding guanine nucleotide-binding protein G(I)/G(S)/G(T) subunit beta-3 isoform X1, with the protein MGEMEQLRQEAEQLKKQIADARKACADITLAELVSGLEVVGRIQMRTRRTLRGHLAKIYAMHWATDSKLLVSASQDGKLIVWDTYTTNKVHAIPLRSSWVMTCAYAPSGNFVACGGLDNMCSIYSLKSREGNVKVSRELSAHTGYLSCCRFLDDNNIVTSSGDTTCALWDIETGQQKTVFVGHTGDCMSLAVSPDFKLFISGACDASAKLWDVREGTCRQTFTGHESDINAICFFPNGEAICTGSDDASCRLFDLRADQELTAYSHESIICGITSVAFSLSGRLLFAGYDDFNCNVWDSMKGERVGILSGHDNRVSCLGVTADGMAVATGSWDSFLKIWN; encoded by the exons ATGGGGGAGATGGAACAGCTGCGGCAGGAAGCGGAACAGCTCAAGAAGCAGATTGCA GATGCCAGGAAAGCATGTGCTGACATTACTCTGGCAGAG CTTGTATCTGGCCTAGAAGTTGTGGGACGAATCCAGATGCGGACGAGGCGGACGTTAAGGGGACATTTGGCCAAGATTTATGCCATGCACTGGGCCACTGACTCCAA GCTGCTAGTAAGTGCCTCACAAGACGGGAAGCTGATCGTGTGGGACACCTACACCACCAATAAG GTACATGCCATCCCTCTGCGCTCCTCCTGGGTCATGACCTGTGCCTATGCCCCATCAGGGAACTTTGTGGCGTGTGGGGGGCTGGACAACATGTGTTCCATCTACAGCCTCAAGTCCCGAGAGGGCAATGTCAAGGTCAGCCGGGAACTCTCTGCCCACACAG GTTATCTCTCCTGCTGCCGCTTTCTGGATGACAACAACATTGTGACCAGCTCTGGAGACACCACGTG TGCTCTGTGGGATATCGAGACTGGGCAGCAGAAGACTGTGTTTGTAGGACACACAGGGGACTGCATGAGCCTGGCTGTGtctcctgacttcaaactcttcATTTCCGGGGCCTGCGATGCCAGCGCCAAGCTATGGGATGTGCGGGAGGGGACCTGCCGGCAGACTTTCACTGGCCATGAGTCAGACATCAACGCTATCTGT TTCTTCCCCAATGGAGAGGCCATCTGCACAGGCTCGGACGACGCCTCCTGCCGCCTGTTTGACCTGCGGGCAGACCAGGAGCTGACCGCCTACTCCCATGAGAGCATCATCTGTGGCATCACGTCTGTGGCCTTCTCCCTCAGTGGCCGCCTACTCTTTGCAGGCTACGATGACTTCAACTGCAATGTCTGGGACTCCATGAAGGGCGAGCGTGTGG gCATCCTCTCTGGCCATGACAACAGGGTCAGCTGCCTGGGGGTCACAGCTGATGGGATGGCAGTGGCCACTGGTTCCTGGGACAGCTTCCTCAAAATCTGGAACTGA
- the GNB3 gene encoding guanine nucleotide-binding protein G(I)/G(S)/G(T) subunit beta-3 isoform X2, with amino-acid sequence MGEMEQLRQEAEQLKKQIADARKACADITLAELVSGLEVVGRIQMRTRRTLRGHLAKIYAMHWATDSKLLVSASQDGKLIVWDTYTTNKVHAIPLRSSWVMTCAYAPSGNFVACGGLDNMCSIYSLKSREGNVKVSRELSAHTGYLSCCRFLDDNNIVTSSGDTTCALWDIETGQQKTVFVGHTGDCMSLAVSPDFKLFISGACDASAKLWDVREGTCRQTFTGHESDINAICFFPNGEAICTGSDDASCRLFDLRADQELTAYSHESIICGITSVAFSLSGRLLFAGYDDFNCNVWDSMKGERVGSLKAFSSKPQLPFPPRFLL; translated from the exons ATGGGGGAGATGGAACAGCTGCGGCAGGAAGCGGAACAGCTCAAGAAGCAGATTGCA GATGCCAGGAAAGCATGTGCTGACATTACTCTGGCAGAG CTTGTATCTGGCCTAGAAGTTGTGGGACGAATCCAGATGCGGACGAGGCGGACGTTAAGGGGACATTTGGCCAAGATTTATGCCATGCACTGGGCCACTGACTCCAA GCTGCTAGTAAGTGCCTCACAAGACGGGAAGCTGATCGTGTGGGACACCTACACCACCAATAAG GTACATGCCATCCCTCTGCGCTCCTCCTGGGTCATGACCTGTGCCTATGCCCCATCAGGGAACTTTGTGGCGTGTGGGGGGCTGGACAACATGTGTTCCATCTACAGCCTCAAGTCCCGAGAGGGCAATGTCAAGGTCAGCCGGGAACTCTCTGCCCACACAG GTTATCTCTCCTGCTGCCGCTTTCTGGATGACAACAACATTGTGACCAGCTCTGGAGACACCACGTG TGCTCTGTGGGATATCGAGACTGGGCAGCAGAAGACTGTGTTTGTAGGACACACAGGGGACTGCATGAGCCTGGCTGTGtctcctgacttcaaactcttcATTTCCGGGGCCTGCGATGCCAGCGCCAAGCTATGGGATGTGCGGGAGGGGACCTGCCGGCAGACTTTCACTGGCCATGAGTCAGACATCAACGCTATCTGT TTCTTCCCCAATGGAGAGGCCATCTGCACAGGCTCGGACGACGCCTCCTGCCGCCTGTTTGACCTGCGGGCAGACCAGGAGCTGACCGCCTACTCCCATGAGAGCATCATCTGTGGCATCACGTCTGTGGCCTTCTCCCTCAGTGGCCGCCTACTCTTTGCAGGCTACGATGACTTCAACTGCAATGTCTGGGACTCCATGAAGGGCGAGCGTGTGG GTTCCTTGAAGGCTTTCTCTTCTAAACCCCAGCTACCATTCCCACCAAGATTTCTCCTTTGA
- the CDCA3 gene encoding cell division cycle-associated protein 3 isoform X2 — protein sequence MGSAKSVPVTPARPPPINKHLARVADPRSPSAGILRTPIQVESSPQPNLPAGEQLEGPNQAQDSDPRSPTLGIARTPMKTCSEEPVLPLEAPSSSELDLPLGTQFSLEDQMPHRSQNELPSKQVFSEEETGQASETLMASQGSDKPTRDPETPRSSGSKHNKRKPNGKVLGRSPLTILQDDNSPGTLTPRQGKRPSALSENVRELKEGTILGTGRLLRTGGQAWEQAQDHDKENQHFALVEN from the exons ATGGGCTCAGCAAAGAGCGTACCAGTCACTCCAGCTCGGCCTCCGCCGATCAACAAGCATCTGGCTCGAGTGGCGGACCCGCGTTCACCTAGTGCCGGCATCCTGCGCACTCCCATCCAG GTGGAGAGCTCTCCACAGCCAAACCTACCAGCAGGGGAGCAGCTGGAGGGTCCTAATCAGGCCCAGGACTCAGATCCCCGCTCTCCTACACTTGGTATTGCACGGACACCTATGAAGACCTGCAGTGAAG AGCCTGTTCTGCCCCTAGAGGCACCTTCATCTTCTGAATTGGACTTGCCTCTGGGCACCCAGTTTTCACTTGAGGATCAGATGCCACATAGGAGCCAGAATGAGCTCCCCTCCAAGCAGGTGTTTTCTGAGGAAGAAACAGGACAGGCCTCAGAAACCCTTATggccagccagggctcagacaaGCCCACAAGAGACCCCGAGACGCCCAGATCTTCAG GTTCGAAGCACAATAAACGGAAACCAAATGGCAAGGTATTAGGGAGATCTCCCCTCACCATCCTACAGGATGACAACTCCCCTGGAACTCTGACACCACGACAG GGTAAGCGGCCTTCTGCCCTAAGTGAAAATGTTAGGGAACTAAAGGAAGGGACCATTCTGGGAACTGGACGACTTCTGAGAACTGGAGGACAAGCATGGGAACAAGCCCAGGATCATGACAAGGAAAATCAGCACTTTGCCTTGGTAGAGAATTAG
- the CDCA3 gene encoding cell division cycle-associated protein 3 isoform X1 translates to MGSAKSVPVTPARPPPINKHLARVADPRSPSAGILRTPIQVESSPQPNLPAGEQLEGPNQAQDSDPRSPTLGIARTPMKTCSEEPSSPLVKQLSEVFKTKAPESNLPLEPVLPLEAPSSSELDLPLGTQFSLEDQMPHRSQNELPSKQVFSEEETGQASETLMASQGSDKPTRDPETPRSSGSKHNKRKPNGKVLGRSPLTILQDDNSPGTLTPRQGKRPSALSENVRELKEGTILGTGRLLRTGGQAWEQAQDHDKENQHFALVEN, encoded by the exons ATGGGCTCAGCAAAGAGCGTACCAGTCACTCCAGCTCGGCCTCCGCCGATCAACAAGCATCTGGCTCGAGTGGCGGACCCGCGTTCACCTAGTGCCGGCATCCTGCGCACTCCCATCCAG GTGGAGAGCTCTCCACAGCCAAACCTACCAGCAGGGGAGCAGCTGGAGGGTCCTAATCAGGCCCAGGACTCAGATCCCCGCTCTCCTACACTTGGTATTGCACGGACACCTATGAAGACCTGCAGTGAAG AGCCCTCAAGCCCACTGGTGAAACAGCTGAGTGAAGTATTTAAGACCAAAGCCCCTGAATCAAATCTTCCTCTAGAGCCTGTTCTGCCCCTAGAGGCACCTTCATCTTCTGAATTGGACTTGCCTCTGGGCACCCAGTTTTCACTTGAGGATCAGATGCCACATAGGAGCCAGAATGAGCTCCCCTCCAAGCAGGTGTTTTCTGAGGAAGAAACAGGACAGGCCTCAGAAACCCTTATggccagccagggctcagacaaGCCCACAAGAGACCCCGAGACGCCCAGATCTTCAG GTTCGAAGCACAATAAACGGAAACCAAATGGCAAGGTATTAGGGAGATCTCCCCTCACCATCCTACAGGATGACAACTCCCCTGGAACTCTGACACCACGACAG GGTAAGCGGCCTTCTGCCCTAAGTGAAAATGTTAGGGAACTAAAGGAAGGGACCATTCTGGGAACTGGACGACTTCTGAGAACTGGAGGACAAGCATGGGAACAAGCCCAGGATCATGACAAGGAAAATCAGCACTTTGCCTTGGTAGAGAATTAG